One window from the genome of Vibrio sp. VB16 encodes:
- a CDS encoding transporter substrate-binding domain-containing protein: MKEVKYLLITLFFCCIAFMTNALANDKIIVVGGDHNYPPYEFINNNGEPDGYNTELTYAIAQVMGLDVNVALSSWDEMKWDLESGNIDLLQGISYSEERAELLDFSPPHSLIHQSVFARVGSPSISQLSELAGKSVIVQSGGIMAEKMESSGIDVRLIYVDTHAAALRMLSAGKYDYAFVANLPGLYLGKELSLSNVEPVGKPLSSQRYGYAVLKGNADLLAKFNEGLAILKNTGKQQEIYNKWFGSYTESGLNWQKISLFIVIASVLFTSIFIVVIVWNRSLAKQVARRTKKLEQQHQQLIQADKMASLGILVSGVAHEINNPTSLLLLNLPVLKESFEDIEEILEEHYENHGDFEIAGLNYTRISKEIPLMLGEMLEGSNHIRRIVSDLRDFARQEPQALSDNVDLNQVVAAAIRLTDRAIKSATDNFSVSYSESLPLFKGNSQRLQQVVINLIVNACQALDSTHQVISIKTEYQMATRRIELTISDEGKGIESQHLSRLTDPFFTTKRKEGGTGLGLSISSNIIEEHGGKLLFKSVVRKGTQILLTIPLTKEN; the protein is encoded by the coding sequence ATGAAAGAAGTGAAATATCTGCTTATAACATTGTTTTTTTGCTGTATTGCATTCATGACTAATGCCCTAGCGAATGACAAGATTATTGTTGTCGGTGGAGACCATAATTATCCCCCCTACGAATTTATCAATAATAATGGTGAACCTGACGGATATAACACCGAGCTTACCTATGCTATTGCGCAGGTTATGGGGTTAGATGTTAACGTTGCACTATCAAGTTGGGATGAAATGAAGTGGGATCTTGAAAGTGGCAATATCGATCTACTTCAAGGGATCTCTTATTCAGAGGAAAGGGCGGAACTTCTCGATTTTTCTCCACCTCACTCCCTTATCCATCAATCTGTTTTTGCACGTGTGGGTTCTCCGTCTATCTCACAATTATCTGAGCTTGCTGGAAAGTCCGTTATTGTTCAAAGCGGCGGCATAATGGCAGAGAAAATGGAGAGCTCTGGAATTGATGTCCGACTTATTTATGTGGATACCCATGCAGCAGCGCTACGGATGCTTTCTGCAGGTAAGTATGATTATGCTTTTGTTGCCAATTTGCCCGGGCTTTATTTAGGTAAAGAATTGTCATTGTCAAATGTAGAACCTGTAGGCAAACCATTGAGCTCTCAACGCTATGGTTATGCGGTCTTAAAAGGTAATGCCGACCTACTCGCCAAATTTAATGAAGGTCTAGCGATACTAAAGAATACGGGTAAGCAGCAGGAGATCTACAATAAATGGTTTGGTTCGTATACAGAAAGTGGACTAAATTGGCAGAAAATCAGTCTGTTTATCGTAATTGCGTCTGTGTTATTTACCTCTATTTTTATTGTCGTTATTGTATGGAACAGAAGTTTGGCAAAGCAAGTCGCCAGGCGAACCAAAAAACTGGAACAGCAGCATCAACAGTTAATTCAAGCCGATAAGATGGCGTCTCTCGGTATACTTGTCTCCGGTGTTGCACATGAAATTAATAATCCAACCAGTTTGTTGTTGCTTAACCTTCCGGTTTTGAAAGAGTCGTTTGAGGATATTGAGGAAATACTTGAAGAGCACTATGAAAATCATGGTGATTTCGAGATTGCTGGCCTCAATTATACTCGCATTAGTAAAGAGATCCCTTTAATGCTTGGGGAGATGCTAGAGGGATCGAACCATATTCGTAGGATTGTGAGCGACTTGCGAGATTTTGCAAGGCAAGAACCGCAAGCTCTTTCCGATAATGTTGATTTAAACCAAGTGGTTGCCGCTGCGATTCGATTGACAGATAGGGCAATTAAATCCGCGACAGATAATTTCTCTGTGTCGTACAGCGAATCGCTGCCTTTATTCAAAGGAAATAGCCAAAGATTACAGCAGGTCGTTATCAACCTTATTGTTAACGCCTGTCAGGCATTAGATAGTACTCACCAAGTTATATCTATAAAAACAGAATACCAGATGGCTACCCGCAGAATTGAGCTGACGATAAGTGATGAAGGAAAGGGGATAGAATCTCAACACCTCTCTCGACTTACCGACCCTTTTTTCACAACGAAGCGTAAAGAAGGTGGAACAGGATTGGGCTTGTCGATATCTTCAAATATTATTGAAGAACATGGTGGCAAGCTACTATTTAAGTCTGTAGTGAGAAAAGGAACTCAAATTCTTCTCACTATTCCGTTAACTAAGGAAAACTAA
- a CDS encoding cold-shock protein has product MSNTVTGTVKWFNETKGFGFIQQENGPDVFAHFSAIQSDGFRTLGEGQKVEFTVTQGQKGPQAENIKPV; this is encoded by the coding sequence ATGTCTAACACAGTGACTGGTACAGTTAAATGGTTTAACGAAACTAAAGGTTTCGGTTTCATTCAACAAGAAAATGGCCCAGACGTTTTTGCACATTTCAGTGCTATTCAATCTGACGGTTTCCGTACTCTTGGTGAAGGTCAAAAAGTTGAGTTCACTGTAACTCAAGGCCAAAAAGGCCCTCAAGCTGAGAACATCAAACCTGTTTAA
- a CDS encoding sigma-54-dependent transcriptional regulator: protein MKDTLYPSFGVLLVDDESAFIRSLSLVLERRGGINHLYQTSDSREVMTLIEQHPIELVLLDLNMPHLTGDVLLKQIVEKHPQVGVIIISGMNQIETAVDCIRLGAYDYFVKTTEESRLLEGIKRAVSMQEMRRENEAMRRRFLSDTLEEPEVFEQIITQDKKLRSIFQYLESVSSSRQSVMICGESGVGKEQIAKAVHKLSRRPGKMVSVNVAGIDDNVFADTLFGHSRGAFTGADKKRIGMVEAAADGTLFLDEIGDLSHTSQTKLLRLLQEGEYYSLGSDRPKRSKARIVAATHQDLKSKVEEGSFRKDLYFRLCTHLVEVPALRERKDDIPLLFKHFLTQASDEMHKIVPAYPKELPVLLSTYHFPGNVRELQALIYDAVSQHKSHTLSMEVFRRVIDHSYHDLDSIEFDSGLFEPTKPLPTLQELSEILIIAAMERSNGNQSLASRMLGISQPALSKRLKKGQEK from the coding sequence ATGAAAGATACGCTTTACCCGAGTTTCGGTGTCTTGTTAGTTGATGATGAATCAGCATTTATACGCAGTTTGTCTCTCGTTCTTGAAAGGCGAGGGGGGATAAATCACCTGTATCAAACGAGTGATAGTCGTGAGGTGATGACATTAATCGAACAACATCCGATTGAGTTGGTGTTACTCGATCTAAACATGCCTCATTTAACGGGGGATGTACTTCTAAAGCAGATTGTGGAAAAACATCCTCAAGTTGGCGTTATTATCATTAGTGGTATGAACCAGATAGAAACAGCGGTAGATTGCATTCGTCTTGGTGCGTATGACTATTTTGTAAAAACGACAGAAGAAAGCCGCCTGTTAGAAGGGATTAAGCGCGCCGTATCGATGCAGGAAATGCGTCGAGAAAATGAAGCAATGCGCAGACGTTTTCTTTCCGATACATTAGAAGAACCAGAAGTATTTGAACAGATAATCACTCAGGATAAAAAACTGCGCTCGATATTTCAGTATTTAGAGTCGGTTTCGTCTAGTCGACAATCAGTGATGATCTGTGGTGAGAGTGGTGTAGGTAAAGAGCAGATTGCAAAAGCGGTTCATAAGTTGAGTCGCCGTCCAGGCAAGATGGTCAGTGTCAATGTTGCGGGTATTGATGATAACGTTTTTGCTGATACGTTGTTTGGCCATAGCAGAGGCGCCTTTACCGGGGCGGATAAAAAGCGAATAGGTATGGTTGAGGCTGCCGCAGATGGCACACTATTCTTAGATGAAATTGGTGATCTTAGTCATACATCGCAAACCAAATTGCTCCGGCTTCTACAAGAAGGAGAATACTACTCGTTGGGTAGTGATCGCCCTAAACGCAGCAAAGCACGTATTGTTGCTGCGACTCATCAGGATCTTAAATCTAAAGTAGAGGAAGGCAGTTTCAGAAAGGATCTCTACTTTAGACTCTGCACTCACCTTGTTGAGGTGCCCGCGTTAAGAGAACGAAAAGATGATATTCCTTTGCTTTTCAAGCATTTTTTGACGCAAGCGTCCGATGAGATGCATAAAATCGTTCCCGCTTACCCTAAAGAATTGCCAGTGCTGTTGTCTACCTACCATTTTCCGGGCAATGTACGTGAATTGCAGGCTCTGATCTATGATGCTGTCAGCCAGCATAAGAGCCACACATTGTCTATGGAGGTATTTCGAAGAGTGATAGACCACTCTTATCATGATCTTGATTCGATTGAGTTTGATAGTGGTTTATTTGAACCAACGAAACCTTTACCGACGCTGCAAGAGTTAAGTGAGATACTCATCATCGCGGCGATGGAACGCTCTAATGGGAATCAATCACTCGCCTCTCGTATGCTTGGGATTTCTCAACCTGCTTTGAGTAAACGCCTTAAAAAAGGCCAAGAAAAGTAG
- a CDS encoding YccF domain-containing protein, protein MRTLGNIIWFLFGGIIMGLAWWLFGILAFISIIGIPWGRACFVMGTFSFFPFGKEAIDREELTNNRDIGTGTFGIIGNILWFFFAGIWLAIGHITSAIACFITIIGIPFSIQHLKLAAIALFPIGKTVVEKEIASAAREANAQDYIRKNRK, encoded by the coding sequence ATGCGCACATTAGGAAATATAATCTGGTTCTTGTTCGGTGGTATCATCATGGGCCTAGCTTGGTGGCTTTTTGGTATACTCGCTTTCATCAGTATCATTGGCATTCCATGGGGCCGCGCTTGTTTTGTCATGGGTACTTTCTCATTTTTCCCATTTGGTAAAGAAGCGATTGATCGGGAAGAGTTAACAAATAATAGGGACATAGGCACTGGTACTTTTGGTATTATCGGCAACATCCTTTGGTTTTTCTTTGCTGGTATCTGGCTTGCGATAGGTCATATTACTTCTGCCATTGCTTGTTTCATTACCATCATCGGCATACCCTTTAGCATTCAGCATCTCAAACTTGCCGCTATTGCTCTATTTCCGATTGGTAAAACCGTTGTCGAAAAAGAGATAGCTTCCGCCGCTAGAGAGGCGAACGCACAAGACTATATCCGGAAAAACCGAAAATAG
- a CDS encoding dicarboxylate/amino acid:cation symporter, whose protein sequence is MERKDATPQASGGFWSKMELWKKIVIGMIAGVIVGAIMGPDAEVLKPIGTLFINAIKMLIVPLIFCSLIVGVTSMQDSRKMGRIGAKAIILYLGTTAIAITIGLGLAAILTPGEGLNMVAQDSTTMGKDAPPLVQTLLNIIPKNPVGALAAGNILQIIVFALGLGISLTLIGEKAKPAIAVFESLAEAMYKLTELVMKLAPYGVFGLMAWVAGKYGIDILLPLIKVIAVAYLGSLIHVLVFYTGIISFVGRLSPIRYVKALTNPAAVAFTTTSSSGTLPATLKASREELGVSKGVASFVLPLGATINMDGTALYQGVCALFIAQAFGIDLEMSDYVLIIMTSTLASIGTAGVPGAGLIMLSLVLTTVGLPIEGLAIVAGIDRILDMARTTVNVCGDMMVSVLIAKSEGELDESIYNAETSSVGSETETV, encoded by the coding sequence ATGGAAAGAAAGGACGCAACACCACAGGCAAGTGGTGGCTTTTGGAGTAAAATGGAACTATGGAAAAAGATCGTAATAGGCATGATTGCAGGTGTGATTGTCGGTGCGATAATGGGACCAGATGCTGAGGTATTAAAACCCATCGGGACGCTATTTATCAATGCAATCAAAATGCTGATTGTACCGTTGATTTTTTGTTCTTTGATCGTCGGTGTTACCTCAATGCAAGACTCCCGTAAAATGGGGCGAATTGGCGCTAAGGCGATTATTCTCTATTTAGGCACAACAGCAATTGCTATCACTATTGGTCTTGGACTCGCTGCAATTTTGACTCCGGGTGAAGGGCTAAATATGGTGGCACAAGATTCAACAACGATGGGCAAAGATGCGCCCCCTCTGGTACAAACTTTATTAAACATTATCCCTAAAAATCCAGTGGGAGCTTTGGCCGCCGGCAACATCCTTCAAATCATTGTATTTGCACTCGGTTTAGGCATTTCGTTAACACTCATTGGCGAAAAAGCGAAACCCGCTATCGCTGTTTTCGAAAGCTTAGCAGAAGCCATGTACAAACTGACTGAACTTGTTATGAAGCTTGCACCATATGGTGTCTTTGGCTTAATGGCTTGGGTTGCGGGTAAATATGGTATTGATATCTTGTTACCGCTTATCAAGGTTATCGCTGTCGCGTACCTAGGTAGTCTTATACACGTATTAGTGTTCTACACTGGCATAATTAGCTTTGTTGGTCGACTAAGCCCTATTCGTTACGTCAAGGCCTTGACCAATCCGGCCGCTGTTGCATTTACGACAACAAGTAGTTCAGGCACACTTCCAGCTACACTGAAAGCAAGTCGTGAAGAGCTTGGTGTTTCTAAAGGTGTTGCAAGTTTTGTATTGCCACTTGGTGCCACTATCAACATGGATGGTACGGCGCTTTATCAAGGTGTTTGTGCTCTGTTTATTGCCCAAGCATTTGGTATTGACCTTGAAATGTCTGACTACGTGTTGATTATCATGACCTCGACATTGGCCTCAATTGGTACAGCAGGTGTTCCTGGTGCCGGTCTTATCATGTTATCGCTTGTTCTAACTACCGTTGGTCTTCCTATTGAAGGATTGGCAATTGTTGCTGGTATCGACCGTATCCTAGATATGGCACGTACCACTGTGAACGTTTGTGGCGATATGATGGTATCTGTCTTGATCGCGAAAAGTGAAGGCGAGTTAGACGAATCTATCTATAATGCTGAAACGAGCAGCGTAGGCTCAGAAACAGAAACCGTGTAA
- a CDS encoding YaeQ family protein, giving the protein MALKPTIYKFRVALTDINNDYYDSLSLTIAQHPSESLQRMMARVVAFSMNAQPDLSFTKGLSNIEEPDIWHKTLDDQISLWIDVGEPDPERVKKSTRLARKVRVYSFNTKSDVWWKQNANKLNLLKAEVYKFDAEGIETLATYVKRTMDFSIMLSGNTVFVSTENGDCEIEWRELKA; this is encoded by the coding sequence GTGGCTTTAAAACCGACAATATATAAATTCCGTGTGGCATTAACCGATATTAATAACGATTACTATGATTCGCTTAGTTTAACTATTGCGCAGCACCCTTCGGAAAGCTTACAAAGGATGATGGCACGTGTAGTCGCATTTTCTATGAATGCGCAGCCCGACCTCTCTTTTACTAAAGGGCTTTCAAACATAGAAGAGCCCGATATCTGGCATAAAACATTGGATGACCAAATTTCATTGTGGATAGACGTTGGTGAACCCGATCCTGAGCGTGTGAAAAAATCAACGCGATTAGCGCGTAAAGTTCGTGTGTATAGTTTTAATACAAAATCTGATGTTTGGTGGAAACAAAACGCAAATAAACTAAACTTGTTAAAGGCAGAGGTCTATAAGTTTGACGCTGAAGGGATCGAAACCCTAGCAACCTATGTAAAAAGAACGATGGATTTTTCTATCATGCTTTCTGGCAATACTGTTTTTGTTTCAACAGAAAATGGTGATTGCGAGATAGAGTGGCGAGAACTGAAGGCTTAA